The Elusimicrobiaceae bacterium genomic interval CATAATTAAGTAATTCTAAAACATGCACAGTCCGGCTCCCATAATCTAAAGGAATAAATATTATTTTAATTTGACTTTTGGTCTAAGGACTGCTATAATAGCTGTTATACTGGGGTAGCCGGAACCGCACCGCATTGTCTAGTCCTGCTTACAGCCTACCGCCAAGCGAGGCTGCAATATCATGAATTTCAGCAAAGTCGAAATATACGACCTGTTCGGAGGAGATGCCATCACCTGGCATGAAGGACCGCCCGAAGAAGTCTTGTGCGAACTGCATGCGAAGTGGCATATAAAATATCCTTTAAAACACTGGGCGCAATGGCTGTCCGACCAGTTGCCGCGCCTGGAACCCGGCGCTCCCATAAACGGTTTCATAAAAAACACCGATGACAAATGCTTTCACGCGCTGGCATCGCTGGATCAGGTCTGTCACTGCATCTCGCTGGTTTCCTTCGAAAAAGACTTGGAAAAAATCAATCACCGCAAATTAAAAGAAAAACATATCCGCGAAACGCTTTTCAACAGCCTGGTTCCAGCCAGCGACTTCCGCTGGCTGGCATAAACGCGCAGGGCATGAAATATCAGCGGCCGGTTTTTTTGACCGCGGCGACTTGGGAAAAGAGGAGAGGTAATTGTTGCGGCACGCGCAAGCTGCCGGGACAAGAAGTGTTCCCCCGGTGAAAACCGCCCCGCGAGAAGTTTCGCGGGGCGGTTTGTCCGGCAAATTCGTCAGGCTGAGCCCTTGCGCCTGACCGGCGGCTCCGCCGGCGCGGATGATTATTTATGCTGGCGCGGATTGCTCTTCTGAGCCAGCTTGATGCGCAGCGCGGCGCGGCGCAGATTCGTCTGCACGGCTTCGATATCCAGATCCTTTTCCTTTGCGGCCAGAATATCCTTGGCTCTGGCAATCGCCTGCCGCTCTTTTTCCTCGCTGATCTCGGCCGCCAGTTCGCCCGACTCGGCGAACACGCTTACCTCGTTGTCCAGAACCTCAGCGAACCCGCCCATTACGGCAAACGCCTCCTCGCTCCCGCCGGTTCGATAGCGCAGCAGTCCTTCCGCCAACGTGACCACACAAGGCACATGTCCGGGCAGCACGCCCATCTCGCCGCCGGACGCCGGGATCGTCACGAAATCCACCTCGCGCTCGTCCAGTTTGCGTTCGGGCGTCACTATGATCAGCTTGAGTTTCTCAGGCATTGGCGGTTTCCTTTTTCTTTTCCCAGTCGCCCAGCACATCTGTGATGGAACCTTTGAGCAGAAAAGCCTGCTCGGGCACGTCGTCATATTTCCCGTCCAGAATGCCGCGGAACCCGGCGATCGTGTCCTTGAGCGAAA includes:
- the atpC gene encoding ATP synthase F1 subunit epsilon, which translates into the protein MPEKLKLIIVTPERKLDEREVDFVTIPASGGEMGVLPGHVPCVVTLAEGLLRYRTGGSEEAFAVMGGFAEVLDNEVSVFAESGELAAEISEEKERQAIARAKDILAAKEKDLDIEAVQTNLRRAALRIKLAQKSNPRQHK